Proteins from a single region of Trichoderma asperellum chromosome 3, complete sequence:
- a CDS encoding uncharacterized protein (EggNog:ENOG41), with protein MGYDWESHKETCHRLYIRQGWSLERIMAYLRTEFDFTPSRRAFQSQFRRWDFPLKTKSRCQDERLLGRIKELWEQNFSPNEMIKMLVDEGFDAGPHEVMKLRLKNRWLFRGPNNEKAKIVDATAADSNHELELQENLQSSALLDVDVDDSNISLPHDEKGQGGRGVEREKERELDAEDANEAISNHPLSTPSPGPAHDDDANATEPMENQADKHKKKRNRFKTDASGAIVRFPSEMTIDDARNKLGLDKTTYRLLRTEFRNICTAMDVSKKSAGSDKWEAAKTRLLHERPELYHKLWTPEDELEMKQAALDVICTDIAKRMRSMDTRLSVAEVKNALGMNPQQARDARVAFNEVLIEAGLTRKLDSTPTSQQWGNLRRLWGKRSDVIKKILDDIDSDPSDRLKVKALDVLSRDTLKRLRDNRANRSSKKQRPSGRIESDMSQISADGMDTNHDDTGLLLHPQLSPDQIDLGDGLSTSALDDVSDASYTTPQAMLSPESGAIPSYLPLSLPPSGMVGVSLDAPNAALRPQPRPLPSQRIFNPAGAPNVHLDSTVGQSLLLASNTGTSFLNAPYVAQPYDSSNPSTQMFHHNPPILTAYAVYFRMHPSSTFITSEPLWIATMNSKSVQELRHAATEKLPGAACLRIEGMVKDSNGSDVPLVINSDEHLGAFLSYSLGETPTFLVQLVWKTGDVGRF; from the exons ATGGGCTATGATTGGGAGAGCCATAAAGAAACATGTCATCGGCTGTACATCCGCCAGGGGTGGTCCCTCGAGCGCATCATGGCGTATCTGAGGACCGAGTTTGACTTCACACCGAG TCGACGTGCCTTCCAGAGCCAGTTCCGGCGCTGGGACTTCCCACTCAAAACAAAGAGCCGTTGCCAAGATGAGCGGCTCCTGGGCCGTATCAAGGAGTTGTGGGAGCAGAATTTTTCTCCCAACGAGATGATTAAAATGCTTGTCGACGAAGGCTTTGATGCCGGTCCGCATGAAGTAATGAAGCTGCGTCTTAAGAATAGATGGCTGTTTCGCGGGCCGAACAatgaaaaagcaaagattgTCGATGCTACTGCTGCCGACTCAAACCATGAGCTGGAACTACAGGAAAATTTGCAATCTTCTGCTTTgctggatgtggatgtggacGATAGTAACATATCTCTGCCGCACGACGAGAAAGGGCAAGGGGGAAGGGGagtggaaagagaaaaagaaagagagctgGACGCTGAAGACGCAAACGAGGCTATATCAAACCATCCTCTTTCCACGCCCTCGCCTGGACCCGCacacgatgatgatgcgaaCGCTACCGAGCCTATGGAAAACCAAGCTGACAAGCATAAGAAGAAACGAAATCGATTCAAGACGGACGCCTCTGGAGCTATTGTACGGTTTCCTTCGGAAATGACGATTGATGATGCTCGAAACAAGTTGGGTCTAGACAAGACTACATATCGTTTGCTCCGTACTGAATTTCGCAACATTTGTACGGCCATGGATGTCAGTAAAAAATCTGCCGGATCCGACAAATGGGAAGCTGCCAAGACTCGTCTTCTGCACGAAAGGCCCGAGCTGTACCACAAGCTGTGGACGCCCGAAGATGAGTTGGAAATGAAACAGGCCGCGTTGGATGTCATCTGTACAGATATTGCGAAAAGGATGCGCTCCATGGATACCAGACTGAGCGTAGCGGAAGTCAAGAACGCATTAGGAATGAACCCACAACAAGCAAGAGATGCCCGAGTTGCCTTCAATGAGGTGCTTATCGAAGCCGGGCTCACCAGAAAACTTGATTCCACGCCCACATCTCAGCAGTGGGGTAATTTGAGAAGGCTATGGGGCAAGCGTTCAGATGTAATCAAGAAGATTCTCGACGACATAGACAGCGATCCCAGTGATCGTCTGAAAGTCAAAGCTCTTGATGTATTATCACGAGACACTTTGAAAAGACTACGCGACAATCGCGCCAACAGAAGCTCGAAAAAACAGCGACCGTCTGGACGAATTGAATCAGACATGAGTCAGATCTCTGCTGATGGCATGGACACCAACCATGATGATACCGGCCTACTACTCCATCCGCAGCTCTCCCCTGATCAGATAGACCTTGGAGATGGCTTGTCCACAAGCGCACTTGATGATGTGTCTGATGCTTCATATACTACTCCTCAAGCTATGTTGAGTCCCGAGAGTGGCGCTATACCGTCTTATTTACCTCTGTCTTTGCCACCTTCTGGCATGGTTGGCGTGTCTTTAGATGCTCCAAATGCCGCTTTACGACCGCAACCTCGTCCCTTACCTTCTCAGCGAATCTTCAATCCCGCAGGAGCCCCCAACGTGCATTTAGATTCAACGGTTGGACAATCATTATTACTTGCATCAAATACGGGCACAAGCTTCCTAAATGCGCCATATGTAGCTCAACCATATGACTCTTCAAACCCTTCGACGCAAATGTTTCATCATAATCCTCCAATATTGACAGCATACGCTGTCTATTTCCGAATGCATCCATCGTCAACCTTTATTACTAGCGAGCCTCTATGGATAGCTACTATGAACTCCAAATCGGTTCAGGAGCTGCGACATGCTGCAACAGAGAAGCTGCCAGGAGCGGCCTGTCTTAGGATTGAAGGCATGGTGAAGGATAGCAACGGCAGCGACGTACCCTTGGTAATTAACAGCGACGAGCATCTCGGTGCTTTTTTATCATATAGCCTAGGAGAGACACCGACTTTCCTTGTTCAACTGGTGTGGAAAACTGGCGATGTTGGCCGCTTCTAA
- a CDS encoding uncharacterized protein (CAZy:AA4~TransMembrane:1 (i93-111o)) gives MLKCGSAAHPLRRGAALQSLAAAARPRAAAALRHYATDIEPERPKPPREGNEKKLGRTFQGQVMGSIGARLRREREQREQYEKWRDMTDPSRNWMITFLFLSSIGISYWLGTYRPREPEPDSTLPLSKTRPPTHNVKLENMQAAWADFVKIVGRDNVSTDEMQVSAHITSEWSTHPAGPEDRPFCVVYPGSTEEVSEIMKICHQRKIPVTAYSGGTSLEGHFTPTKKGISIDFGRMNKVLSLHEEDLDVVVQPAVGWEELNNELAEKGLFFPPDPGPGAMIGGMVGTGCSGTNAYRYGTMREWVLSLTVVMADGTIIKTRQRPRKSSAGYDLTKLFIGSEGTLGLVTEATLKLTVKPESTSVAVCSFPTIHHAATCVSEVVGKGIPVAAVEILDDNQMKCINISKTTSRTWHEAPTLFFKFTGTPNGIKEQIAQVKALASQTGSKTFEFARNDIEQEELWSARKEALWSTMSVKKEGDRVWTGDVAVPMSKLPQVIEETKEDIQKSGLFATIVGHVGDGNFHTILLYNEAQRKKAEAVVSRMVKRAIALEGTVSGEHGVGLVKRDYLPHELGETTVDAMRQIKKAFDPLCLLNCDKVVRMQKPKSGEA, from the exons ATGCTCAAGTGCGGTTCGGCAGCGCATCCCTTGCGCCGGGGAGCAGCTCTGCAGAGCTTGGCTGCGGCGGCCCGGCCGAGAGCAGCTGCGGCACTGCGACACTACGCAACGGACATTGAGCCAGAGAGGCCGAAGCCTCCCAGGGAgggaaatgagaagaagctggggAGGACGTTCCAGGGGCAGGTGATGGGCAGCATTGGCGCGCGACtgcggagagagagggagcagCGAGAGCAGTATGAGAAGTGGAGAGACATGACGGATCCTTCGAGGAACTGGATGATTACCTTTC TTTTCCTGTCGAGCATTGGCATTTCCTACTGGCTGGGGACATACCGGCCACGAGAGCCCGAGCCGGACTCGACGCTGCCGCTATCGAAGACGAGGCCGCCGACACATAACGTCAAGCTGGAGAACATGCAAGCAGCATGGGCAGACTTTGTCAAGATTGTCGGCAGAGATAATGTGAGCACCGATGAGATGCAAGTGAGCGCGCACATCACGTCCGAGTGGTCGACGCATCCCGCCGGTCCGGAGGACCGTCCATTCTGTGTGGTGTATCCCGGCTCGACGGAGGAGGTCTCGGAAATCATGAAGATTTGCCACCAGAGAAAGATTCCTGTCACTGCCTACAGCGGAGGAACTAGTCTCGAGGGACATTTTACGCCAACGAAGAAGGGCATTTCTATCGACTTTGGCCGGATGAACAAGGTTCTCTCTTTGCATGAGGAGGATCTCGACGTCGTTGTCCAGCCTGCCGTTGGCTGGGAGGAGCTGAATAACGAACTTGCAGAGAAGGGCCTGTTCTTCCCTCCTGACCCCGGCCCGGGCGCCATGATTGGAGGCATGGTCGGAACCGGATGCAGCGGCACGAATGCTTACCGATATGGAACCATGCGGGAGTGGGTTCTCAGCTTGACCGTTGTCATGGCGGATGGCACAATCATCAAGACTAGGCAGCGCCCTCGCAAGAGCTCTGCTGGTTATGACTTGACGAAGCTATTCATCGGATCTGAAGGCACTCTTGGTCTCGTCACAGAGGCTACGCTCAAGCTGACGGTCAAGCCCGAATCTACGAGCGTTGCTGTCTGCTCATTCCCTACTATTCACCACGCAGCCACTTGTGTGAGCGAGGTCGTTGGGAAGGGCATCCCCGTTGCGGCAGTGGAGATCTTGGATGACAACCAGATGAAGTGCATCAACATATCCAAGACCACCTCACGCACGTGGCACGAAGCTCCcacgctcttcttcaaattTACCGGCACACCTAACGGCATCAAGGAGCAGATCGCCCAGGTCAAGGCTCTTGCCTCGCAGACCGGAAGCAAGACATTTGAGTTTGCTAGAAATGACAttgagcaagaagagctgTGGAGCGCGAGAAAGGAGGCGCTTTGGAGCACCATGTCTGTCAAGAAAGAGGGCGACAGAGTGTGGACTGGGGACGTGGCCGTTCCGATGAGCAAGCTGCCGCAGGTGATTGAGGAAACGAAGGAGGACATTCAAAAGAGCGGCCTGTTTGCAACGATTGTTGGGCatgttggagatggaaaCTTTCACA CCATTCTTTTATACAACGAGGCTCAGCGAAagaaagcagaggcagtTGTTTCGCGGATGGTCAAGAGAGCGATTGCGCTTGAGGGCACCGTTTCG ggAGAACATGGCGTTGGCCTAGTTAAGAGGGACTACCTCCCGCATGAACTTGGTGAGACGACGGTGGATGCGATGCGCCAG ATTAAAAAGGCCTTTGATCCTTTGTGCTTGTTGAATTGCGACAAGGTTGTTCGCATGCAGAAGCCGAAGAGTGGCGAGGCTTAA
- a CDS encoding uncharacterized protein (EggNog:ENOG41): MALFTAQLHPGRALGFFILGASVHDVLTRVKAEPQAFPKLEVLYSKDQPVTEQVCVVLPQNGIRLRFDGPEQRLRLIEVIDFTKSHITFKDRDLVRPAGATAPEVPGESSAGPTFRHIYHRLLGPTYAGEFIPPAGSQGNGIYVLSYPGVAFNFSVPTSVYSADKDVVSLLSASSSQIATSMAIFSGNSWAEVRPTLWTEVLPSVKLTSMLPRGKDVYPDEVSLVRLHGGGKIQLFRKWTTSSFWVILGETTPQDLVAELGPPNAIYRKNDQKMVIHKMRAASNTHGRPSMKDLGRPDESTDTDQSSMHTGSDESENEAAVEEDGGSNASGECFYNYFYFGFDILMSTPVPPSSLPPGETKVPDDIGNGIKTHAPDRLVATKLVLHGNIPGSYEFNRHRRCRWEISYLDDLSSDAGPVNSEMEFKTIENLMSRKWEGVYPTDKTQPRQGGMVLNRGWGDSPGSSCEFLGGWEESGARRPEANGDSTTTLYGFPGMVFEVLKNDYVNTLTVF, translated from the exons ATGGCGCTCTTTACGGCGCAGCTTCATCCCGGCAGGGCCCTTGGATTCTTCA TCCTTGGCGCGTCCGTCCACGATGTCTTGACTCGGGTCAAGGCAGAGCCGCAAGCGTTCCCGAAACTCGAAGTCCTCTACTCCAAAGATCAGCCCGTCACCGAACAAGTATGCGTCGTGCTACCACAGAATGGCATCAGGCTGCGGTTCGACGGTCCTGAGCAGCGCCTTCGACTGATCGAGGTGATCGATTTCACAAAGAGTCACATCACCTTTAAAGATCGAGACCTGGTACGGCCAGCTGGCGCTACTGCTCCCGAAGTACCTGGAGAGTCATCGGCAGGGCCGACTTTCAGACACATATATCATCGACTGCTGGGCCCAACGTACGCGGGCGAGTTTATACCCCCGGCGGGCTCTCAGGGCAACGGAATATACGTGCTATCATACCCTGGCGTGGCTTTCAACTTCTCGGTGCCTACATCAGTATACTCGGCAGACAAAGATGTTGTCTCATTACTTTCTGCCTCGTCGTCTCAAATTGCAACTTCCATGGCGATATTTAGCGGGAATTCTTGGGCGGAAGTACGGCCAACGCTTTGGACGGAGGTGCTGCCTAGCGTCAAGCTGACTTCGATGCTACCTCGAGGAAAAGACGTTTACCCTGATGAAGTGTCTTTGGTACGACTACATGGTGGAGGCAAGATACAGCTATTTCGAAAATGGACCACCAGTTCTTTTTGGGTTATTCTTGGAGAGACAACGCCGCAGGATCTGGTGGCAGAACTTGGGCCGCCGAATGCGATATATCGCAAGAATGATCAGAAAATGGTCATCCACAAGATGCGAGCTGCCAGTAATACACATGGACGCCCTAGTATGAAGGACCTAGGGCGACCGGACGAGTCAACGGACACAGATCAGTCATCAATGCACACCGGGTCTGATGAATCAGAGAATGAAGCCGCGgttgaggaagatggaggaagcaATGCGTCAGGAGAGTGTTTCTACAATTATTTCTATTTTGGCTTTGACATACTCATGTCTACGCCTGTTCCCCCCTCCAGCCTACCCCCCGGCGAGACGAAGGTGCCAGACGATATTGGGAATGGAATCAAGACTCATGCTCCTGATCGGCTAGTCGCGACAAAGTTGGTGCTCCATGGTAACATACCCGGCTCATACGAGTTCAACCGCCACCGCCGATGTCGATGGGAGATTAGCTACCTGGATGACCTGTCTAGCGATGCCGGCCCCGTCAACTCGGAGATGGAATTCAAGACGATTGAGAATCTTATGAGCAGAAAATGGGAGGGGGTCTATCCCACGGACAAGACTCAGCCACGACAAGGGGGTATGGTCCTGAACCGCGGCTGGGGAGACAGCCCAGGCAGCAGCTGCGAGTTTCTCGGCGGTTGGGAGGAAAGCGGGGCGAGAAGACCAGAGGCGAATGGCGATTCTACGACTACGCTGTATGGATTTCCAGGGATGGTGTTTGAGGTCTTGAAGAATGATTATGTTAATACATTGACGGTGTTTTGA
- a CDS encoding uncharacterized protein (EggNog:ENOG41) yields MNQKANYRIERLLLDATSELGFSGDVIIGESKSDAIAMAKEMSSESNANCQHMVFFVDGSRVLKPKNKSQSSITHGESELVAHLGAAVVYKSFQSSQGWQERHFALPNEQCSTLAELFAIAHGLAVATEEVMILRSQDNIGPGRMATGHSVVIFSDSTSALEQVRKLREKEAVTNAQVISDPIIRKLVTRSQYLHRIGVRVELRWVPGHSGVEGNLRADAAALQAAKAQDMSVHIDEGLRLIELEAISKTTNKQPPSPERQQKEKPATKKETY; encoded by the coding sequence ATGAACCAAAAGGCCAACTATCGTATAGAAAGACTTTTATTGGATGCCACGTCAGAATTGGGTTTTTCCGGAGATGTTATAATTGGAGAATCCAAAAGCGATGCTATTGCTATGGCAAAGGAGATGTCTTCGGAATCTAATGCTAACTGCCAGCACATGGTCTTTTTTGTAGATGGTTCCAGGGTCTTGAAGCCTAAGAACAAGTCACAATCTTCTATTACTCACGGTGAATCGGAATTGGTCGCTCATCTCGGCGCCGCTGTTGTCTACAAGTCTTTTcaaagcagccaaggctggcAAGAGAGGCACTTTGCCTTGCCCAACGAGCAATGCTCAACATTGGCAGAACTATTTGCTATCGCACACGGTTTAGCCGTCGCTACAGAGGAGGTGATGATATTGAGGAGTCAAGACAATATTGGTCCCGGAAGAATGGCTACTGGTCACAGTGTGGTGATCTTCTCGGATAGTACAAGTGCTCTGGAGCAAGTTAGGAAGCTTCGAGAGAAGGAGGCTGTCACCAATGCTCAAGTGATCAGCGATCCCATTATCCGTAAACTCGTCACTAGATCGCAGTACCTTCACCGAATTGGAGTTCGTGTTGAGCTACGCTGGGTCCCTGGCCATTCAGGGGTTGAGGGCAACCTTCGTGCCGATGCAGCAGCTCTACAGGCTGCAAAAGCCCAAGACATGAGCGTTCATATCGATGAGGGACTGAGATTAATCGAATTAGAAGCCATTTCAAAGACGACAAATAAACAGCCGCCATCACCTGAGAGACAACAAAAGGAGAAACCAgccacaaaaaaagaaacgtatTGA
- a CDS encoding uncharacterized protein (EggNog:ENOG41~TransMembrane:13 (i96-120o132-152i164-182o188-209i221-242o248-271i283-306o318-337i358-377o397-415i422-440o452-473i565-583o)) produces the protein MAADQATTPDGRISSDDTVNAARSTDAELKATEAGVDIGRGLGDKDIGISSVEKEDEASASASASASTTTPAAEGPPTQQPPGHEPEAGRTKVETVLVIFALCLALFLAALDITIITTAIPTISNHFNSSAGYIWIGSAYMLGNATFVPTWGKISDIFGRKPTLIAAVSIFWIGSLVCGLSNSMGMLIAGRAIQGVGGGGAIVLPNICVSDLFSMRKRGMYFGIFGMIWALASSIGPILGGVFTSKVSWRWCFYINLPLSGVGLIILIFVLKLHNPRTPLKQGLAAIDWLGNLLIIGGTLMLLFGLEFGGVQFPWDSVTVICLLIFGVVTIVLFGIYEARFAKYPVMPTRLFRDRTSIASYGVSVLHAMTFISGSYWLPLYYQAVLGASSLLSGVYLLPYALSLSVLSAATGIFIKKTGNYKIPIIFGLSFMTLGFGLLIDLGANANWAKIIIFQIIAGIGAGPIFQSPLIALQTNVEPRDIGAATASFQFLRQLGTSTSVVIGGVIFDNEMQKQQAYLIRELGPELASKLSGAEAASSVFLVASLKGHAREVAKTAYWNSMQKMFIAYTCFIFLALLISFFIKQKTLSKQHTEHKTGLASLKQETKQKQPDAEKAVGAAEEK, from the coding sequence ATGGCTGCTGATCAAGCCACAACGCCTGACGGGCGAATCAGCTCAGACGACACAGTAAATGCTGCGCGCAGCACCGATGCCGAGCTCAAGGCCACCGAAGCTGGTGTTGATATCGGCCGAGGATTGGGAGATAAAGATATTGGTATCTCGTCAGTCGAAAAGGAGGATGAAGCATCCGCAtctgcatcagcatcagcatcaacaacgaCCCCAGCTGCCGAAGGGCCTCcaacgcagcagccgccaggACATGAACCCGAGGCTGGACGGACAAAGGTCGAGACCGTCCTGGTCATCTTCGCCTTGTGTCTGGCGCTGTTCCTAGCCGCTCTTGACAttaccatcatcaccactgcCATCCCGACCATCTCTAATCACTTCAACTCCAGCGCCGGCTACATCTGGATTGGAAGCGCTTATATGCTCGGCAACGCCACATTCGTTCCCACATGGGGCAAGATTTCCGACATCTTCGGCCGCAAGCCCACCCTCATCGCTGCTGTTTCCATCTTCTGGATTGGCTCGCTGGTATGCGGCCTTAGCAACAGCATGGGCATGCTTATCGCTGGTCGTGCGATTCAGGGTgttggcggtggcggcgccATCGTCTTGCCCAATATCTGCGTCTCCGATCTTTTCTCTATGCGCAAGCGAGGCATGTACTttggcatctttggcatGATTTGGGCCCTTGCTTCATCTATTGGACCTATTCTTGGCGGTGTCTTTACCAGCAAGGTCTCTTGGCGCTGGTGCTTCTATATCAATCTACCTTTGAGTGGCGTTGGACTgatcatcctcatcttcgttCTCAAGCTGCACAACCCGCGCACGCCCCTCAAGCAGGGATTGGCGGCAATTGACTGGCTTGGTAACCTCCTCATCATTGGCGGTACGCTTATGCTGCTTTTTGGACTCGAGTTTGGCGGCGTTCAATTCCCCTGGGACTCGGTTACCGTCATCTGCCTTCTCATCTTTGGCGTTGTAACAATTGTCCTCTTTGGCATCTATGAGGCTCGTTTCGCCAAGTATCCCGTTATGCCTACTCGACTTTTCCGTGACAGGACGAGCATTGCCTCTTATGGCGTATCTGTCCTGCATGCCATGACATTCATATCCGGCAGCTACTGGCTTCCTTTGTACTACCAGGCCGTTCTGGGTGcctcatctcttctctcggGTGTATATCTCCTGCCATACGCCTTGTCTCTGTCCGTCTTATCGGCCGCAACGGGCATCTTCATTAAGAAGACAGGCAACTACAAGATCCCCATCATATTTGGACTCAGCTTCATGACTCTTGGTTTCGGTCTCCTCATTGACTTGGGTGCCAATGCAAACTGGGccaaaatcatcatcttccagaTCATTGCCGGTATTGGTGCTGGCCCCATCTTCCAGTCTCCTCTCATTGCTCTTCAGACCAACGTTGAGCCGCGTGATATTGGAGCCGCTACTGCCAGCTTCCAGTTTCTCCGTCAGCTTGGAACGTCTACCTCCGTCGTCATTGGCGGCGTCATCTTTGACAATGAGATGCAAAAGCAGCAAGCATATCTGATACGCGAGCTTGGCCCCGAGCTGGCCAGTAAGCTTTCCGGCGCTGAGGCTGCGTCAAGCGTGTTTTTAGTCGCCAGCCTCAAGGGTCACGCGCGAGAGGTTGCCAAAACAGCTTACTGGAATTCTATGCAGAAAATGTTCATTGCCTACActtgcttcatcttcctggCCCTTCTCATTAGCTTCTTTATCAAGCAAAAGACGCTCAGCAAGCAGCACACTGAGCACAAGACGGGTCTCGCATCACTTAAGCAGGAAacaaagcagaagcaacCCGATGCTGAGAAGGCTGTGGGTGCTGCtgaggaaaaataa